A region of Necator americanus strain Aroian chromosome I, whole genome shotgun sequence DNA encodes the following proteins:
- a CDS encoding hypothetical protein (NECATOR_CHRI.G3658.T1) has translation MATSLIKISSRGVRSLNPANFRAPWPFVKKGARGQRKIGPFNYEKFKWPGQNREFPELSPKWHKENPKELHRYTGVQEDGYIDPVTGKYVYVPEMDHELVVPNLEGFKLKPYVSFRTDVELEKRRKIYEAKVKEKGSKALADLYTLEDERWPPPKMDAETLFELSYGEQIRQAFKEGKYGAVEKKKIEES, from the exons ATGGCGACATCCTTAATCAAAATAAGTAGCCGAGGAGTGCGCTCGCTGAATCCAGCCAATTTCCGAGCCCCATGGCCGTTTGTTAAGAAAG GTGCCCGAGGCCAGCGTAAAATTGGTCCTTTTAATTACGAAAAGTTCAAATGGCCTGGGCAAAACAGAGAGTTTCCGGAATTGTCACCGAAATGGCACAAAGAAAATCCGAAGGAGTTGCACAG ATACACTGGCGTCCAAGAAGATGGTTATATCGATCCAGTCACTGGAAAATATGTATACGTTCCGGAAATGGACCACGAACTTGTTGTACCGAATCTTGAAGGATTCAA ACTGAAGCCGTACGTTTCCTTCCGAACGGATGTGGAATTAGAGAAGAGGCGAAAGATTTACGAAGCTAAG GTCAAAGAAAAAGGATCGAAAGCCCTAGCTGACCTCTACACACTTGAAGATGAGCGTTGGCCGCCACCAAAGATGGATGCTGAGACATTGTTCGAACTATCGTATGGAGAACAAATTCGACAAGCTTTCAAG GAAGGGAAATATGGAGctgttgagaagaagaaaatcgaagaGTCATGA
- a CDS encoding hypothetical protein (NECATOR_CHRI.G3659.T1), producing the protein MSPKTALLILADGAEEMEAVITADILRRGGVEVTYAGLNGPNPVKCSRKTVITPDSALKDVMSKTFDVVILPGGQPGSNTLAGSDVVGQVLKAHHTAGKYVAAICAAPIALKSHSIPAALVTSHPCVRKQLEDGGYKYSEERVVVADRVVTSRGPGTAFEFGLKLVELLVGHEKSKELVEPMLVKL; encoded by the exons ATGTCGCCAAAAACTGCATTGCTCATTCTTGCCGATGGAGCCGAAGAGATGGAGGCAGTAATCACAGCCGATATTCTGAGAAGGGGTGGAGTCGAG GTGACCTACGCAGGACTTAACGGACCAAATCCTGTTAAGTGCTCCAGGAAGACAGTGATTACACCAGACAGTGCGTTGAAAGATGTAATGTCAAAAACATTTGACGTTGTGATCCTTCCTGGAGGTCAGCCTGGTAGCAATACATTGGCTGGA agtgaCGTTGTCGGGCAGGTGTTGAAAGCTCATCATACCGCCGGGAAGTATGTGGCAGCGATCTGTGCAGCACCCATAGCACTAAAATCCCACTCTATCCCGGCTGCACTGGTGACAAGTCATCCGTGTGTTAGGAAGCAGCTTGAAGATGGAG GATACAAGTACAGCGAAGAGCGTGTGGTTGTCGCCGACCGTGTGGTAACCAGCCGTGGACCTGGAACAGCATTTGAATTCGGCTTGAAACTTGTCGAGTTGCTCGTCGGACACGAGAAATCGAAGGAGCTGGTGGAGCCGATGCTTGTGAAGTTGTAA